The following coding sequences lie in one Populus nigra chromosome 15, ddPopNigr1.1, whole genome shotgun sequence genomic window:
- the LOC133674023 gene encoding receptor-like protein 9a — translation MGLFLQMLMALAIMMVSLQGWQPLGCLEEERIALLNLKDAFNYPNGTSLPSWIKGDAHCCYWERIECSSSAGRLTALALDGVRNQELGDWYLNASLFLPFQELYWLDLSRNRIAGWVEKKGGGYEFQKVSNLEYIDLGVNRFDNNILSFMEGFSSLKSLYLDYNRLEGLINLKG, via the exons ATGGGGCTGTTCCTTCAGATGTTGATGGCTTTAGCAATTATGATGGTTTCCTTGCAAGGATGGCAGCCTCTTGGTTGCTTGGAGGAAGAGAGAATCGCTCTGCTTAACCTGAAAGATGCTTTTAACTATCCCAATGGCACCTCCCTTCCCTCCTGGATAAAAGGTGACGCCCACTGTTGTTATTGGGAACGTATTGAGTGCAGCAGCAGTGCAGGTCGACTCACCGCACTCGCTCTTGACGGCGTAAGGAATCAGGAACTGGGAGATTGGTACTTAAACGCCTCCCTCTTTCTTCCTTTCCAAGAACTTTATTGGCTCGACTTGTCACGCAATCGTATAGCTGGTTGGGTTGAGAAGAAAG gtgGTGGTTATGAGTTCCAGAAAGTGAGCAATTTAGAGTACATTGACTTGGGAGTTAATCGTTTCGACaacaatattttatcatttatggaGGGATTTTCATCTCTTAAATCACTATATTTAGATTATAATAGGCTGGAAgggttaataaatttaaaaggttag
- the LOC133674022 gene encoding cuscuta receptor 1-like: protein SGLCDLNHIQELLINNNNLSGFLPPCLENLTSLQRLDLSFNHLKIPMSLSPLYNLTKLKSFDGSGNEIYAEEDDHNLSPKFQLEFLNLKGRGQGARAFFKFLYHQVSLKYMDLTNIQMKGEFPNWLIENNTYLQELHLENCSFSGPFLLPKNSHVDLSLLSISMNYFEGQIPSEIGDHLPGLEILLMSDNGLNGSIPSSLGNLSSLQVLDLSNNNLQGQILGWIGNMSSLDFLDLSGNNLSGSLPYRFSTSSKLRYVYLSRNKLQGPITMAFDDSFEIIQLDLSHNNLTGRIPEWIGKLSNLRFLLLSYNNFEGEIPIQLCKLDQLTLIDLSHNYLSGNILSWMISTHPLFIEYNSIGSVSSSHQSFEFTTKNVSLFYKGNIIQYFTGIDFSCNNFTGEIPTGIGNLSMIKVLNFSHNSLTGPIPPTFSNLKEIESLDLSYNKLNGEIPPRLTELFSLEFFSVAHNNLSGKTPARVAQFATFEESCYKDNPFLCGEPLPKICGPAMPPSPTPTSINKNNEDYYGFMDIEVFYVTFGVAYIMVLLVIGAVLYINPYWRQAWFYFIEVIINNCYYFLVDNLSILSKLGFS from the coding sequence TCAGGCCTCTGTGACTTAAATCATATCCAAGAGCTGTTAATCAACAACAATAATCTCAGTGGTTTCTTGCCTCCGTGTTTGGAAAATTTGACTTCCCTTCAACGACTAGATCTCTCTTTTAATCACTTGAAGATCCCTATGTCATTGAGCCCATTATACAACCTTACAAAACTCAAGTCTTTTGATGGGTCGGGTAATGAAATATACGCAGAAGAAGATGATCATAATCTGAGTCCAAAGTTCCAGTTAGAGTTCCTTAATTTAAAAGGTCGTGGACAAGGTGCGAGAGCATTTTTCAAATTCCTTTACCATCAGGTGAGTCTAAAATATATGGATCTTACAAACATCCAAATGAAAGGAGAGTTTCCAAATTGGTTGATTGAGAACAACACATACCTACAAGAACTTCATTTAGAAAACTGTTCTTTTTCGGGTCCATTCTTGTTGCCAAAGAATTCTCATGTGGATTTGTCATTACTAAGTATATCCATGAATTACTTCGAAGGACAAATCCCTTCAGAAATCGGAGATCATTTGCCAGGGTTAGAAATTCTATTGATGTCTGATAATGGTTTGAATGGAAGCATTCCTTCCTCGTTGGGTAACCTTAGCTCACTACAAGTGTTAGACCTGTCCAACAATAATTTGCAAGGGCAGATCCTTGGATGGATAGGTAACATGTCTTCTCTTGACTTCTTGGACCTATCAGGGAACAATTTATCTGGTTCTTTACCGTATAGATTCAGCACTTCTTCAAAATTGAGATATGTTTATTTGTCTAGAAATAAGTTGCAAGGACCGATCACAATGGCATTTGATGACTCCTTTGAGATAATTCAATTAGATCTTTCTCATAATAATTTAACTGGTAGAATTCCAGAATGGATTGGCAAGTTATCTAACTTGAGATTTCTACTCTTGAGTTATAACAATTTTGAAGGTGAAATCCCAATTCAATTATGCAAGTTGGACCAATTAACCTTGATTGATCTATCTCATAATTATCTTTCTGGTAACATCCTCTCTTGGATGATATCTACTCATCCTTTATTTATTGAATACAATTCTATTGGTTCTGTGTCCTCATCACACCAATCTTTCGAGTTTACAACGAAGAATGTGTCCCTTTTTTATAAAGGCAATATTATCCAGTACTTCACAGGAATTGATTTCTCATGCAACAATTTTACTGGAGAGATTCCTACTGGAATTGGAAACCTCAGTATGATCAAGGTATTGAACTTTTCGCACAATAGTTTGACTGGACCAATTCCACCAACATTTTCAAACTTAAAGGAAATAGAGAGCTTGGATCTTTCCTACAACAAACTAAATGGAGAAATCCCACCTCGACTTACTGAGCTATTTTCTCTAGAATTTTTCAGTGTGGCACATAATAATCTGTCTGGCAAGACTCCTGCGAGAGTTGCACAGTTTGCCACTTTTGAGGAGAGCTGCTACAAAGACAATCCTTTTCTTTGTGGAGAACCGCTACCTAAAATATGTGGTCCAGCTATGCCACCATCACCAACACCAACTTCAATAAATAAGAACAACGAAGATTATTATGGCTTCATGGATATTGAGGTTTTCTATGTGACCTTTGGGGTTGCATACATCATGGTGCTATTGGTAATAGGTGCAGTTCTATACATAAATCCATATTGGCGACAagcttggttttattttattgaggtGATCATTAACAATTGCTATTATTTTCTGGTGGACAATCTTTCTATTTTATCCAAACTTGGGTTTTCATAG